From one Candidatus Neomarinimicrobiota bacterium genomic stretch:
- a CDS encoding SRPBCC family protein — protein sequence MAVGAATISLLFLIYYFVRSTGANQHLDLDYSTEYARRQAIATATLDIESDPEILWHTLTDMANYKTWYPWVHRLRVTNENTKRWAHKHSLLKYKMEVGSRFKIQPFFGAPYNSCRFVSIDPPNKLAMEMRFFPLNRELVTFNLHPYKNCVEVTYTATSNSLLNFLTTAMFSWRGKEVLRNLNNIMPKVDYEEDTAEDAARVPQFVFDDNFINALIAKAYSDGTDILNSISEKVVRGKAKSGLIKAKRVGKPPNTTPDATQAVNQFLSGDAPQVGVASPSAPAVEVPEEIRINQYILRGLDGDTDIINSINDRVFRSKVKSALTKAKRTGERPEVPPDTLPLGAEPAAAPSIPTQKIDEGTLVNTYVAKAMGGDEEAISSIKDRVLRSKVKSALVKAKRTGIMPEVSETSDQPLAPETQEEASPTPPAGSDGPETVVDQAVRAALEGNMDLINGLGDRVLRAKAKSALAKAKRAQG from the coding sequence ATGGCGGTAGGTGCGGCTACCATCTCTCTTTTATTCCTTATCTACTATTTTGTTCGAAGCACGGGGGCGAATCAGCATCTCGACCTTGATTACTCCACTGAATATGCCCGCCGGCAAGCTATAGCAACCGCCACTCTGGATATTGAGTCTGATCCCGAGATCCTCTGGCATACTCTTACTGATATGGCTAATTACAAAACATGGTATCCATGGGTGCATCGCTTGCGTGTAACAAATGAGAACACAAAACGATGGGCACATAAACATTCCCTTTTGAAATACAAAATGGAAGTTGGAAGCCGGTTTAAAATTCAGCCTTTTTTTGGGGCACCCTATAACAGCTGCCGTTTTGTCTCAATTGACCCTCCTAACAAACTTGCCATGGAGATGCGCTTTTTTCCACTAAACAGAGAATTAGTAACGTTCAATCTTCACCCTTATAAAAACTGTGTTGAGGTAACCTACACAGCCACAAGCAATAGCCTCCTCAATTTTCTTACAACAGCCATGTTTTCTTGGCGGGGAAAAGAAGTTTTGAGAAATCTAAATAACATAATGCCGAAGGTCGATTATGAAGAAGATACTGCCGAAGATGCGGCGAGAGTACCTCAGTTCGTCTTTGATGACAATTTTATCAATGCCCTTATTGCAAAAGCTTACAGCGACGGCACGGACATCCTCAATAGCATTTCCGAAAAAGTAGTTCGCGGAAAGGCCAAATCCGGTCTTATAAAAGCGAAGCGGGTCGGAAAACCTCCGAATACAACACCTGATGCAACACAAGCGGTCAACCAATTCCTGTCCGGTGATGCTCCTCAAGTAGGTGTGGCGTCTCCATCAGCGCCTGCAGTTGAGGTCCCTGAGGAGATACGAATCAATCAATACATCCTCAGGGGGCTAGATGGAGATACAGATATCATTAATTCCATCAACGATCGTGTCTTTCGCTCAAAGGTGAAATCAGCACTTACAAAAGCAAAACGCACCGGTGAACGTCCGGAAGTTCCACCTGACACGCTTCCGCTGGGTGCTGAGCCGGCGGCTGCTCCATCAATACCCACTCAGAAAATAGATGAAGGGACTCTCGTCAACACCTACGTTGCAAAGGCCATGGGTGGAGATGAAGAAGCTATCTCTAGTATCAAAGACCGTGTATTAAGATCGAAAGTGAAATCTGCACTGGTTAAGGCAAAACGCACCGGCATAATGCCAGAAGTCTCTGAAACTTCTGACCAGCCACTAGCTCCGGAAACTCAAGAAGAAGCTTCCCCAACTCCTCCTGCTGGTTCAGACGGTCCTGAAACGGTCGTAGATCAGGCCGTTCGGGCCGCCCTGGAAGGCAACATGGATCTTATCAATGGCCTAGGGGACAGAGTGTTGCGGGCTAAAGCCAAGTCGGCCTTAGCAAAGGCGAAGCGAGCCCAAGGATAA